From the Hevea brasiliensis isolate MT/VB/25A 57/8 chromosome 15, ASM3005281v1, whole genome shotgun sequence genome, one window contains:
- the LOC110646407 gene encoding protein SPA1-RELATED 3 isoform X1, whose translation MPLFWPSCSSRGITMEEFSGSAWQKSDNSRGLNTSRVSDWNPRAATRDSGFRKETDRVVLARHNLKSQDGFSGGYNDEVAVDPFARNIEWGDVSLRQWLDKPDRSVDEFECLHIFRQIVETVNVAHSQGIVVHNVRPSCFVMTSFNHVSFIESASCSDSGSDSLEDGPNSQTLELKNSSSPLPSGMLQQRSRLGSEDFQPASTPKNALSEASCIQSSSVHATHVPLGEETEENKISGGKNAEQEEDEEKKQPFPMKQILIMETTWYSSPEEVAGSPSTCASDIYRLGVLLFELFCPFSSREDKSRTMSCLRHRVLPPQLLLKWPKEASFCLWLLHPEPSSRPKMGELLQSEFLNEPRENLEEREAAIQLRDRIEEQELLLEFLMLIQQRKQEAADKLQDTVSLLCSDIEEVMKHRTFLKKKGGSCPERVKDDNLASKLPPSNIVDNDEASSLGSRKRFRPGIQILNLEECDDNLDDGQNSDMLTETQESPLFKSSRLMKNFKKLESAYFLTRCWPVRPSGTPFTRHSPVSSDGRGSIVVTERSSINNLAPKEQHIESRRSGWINPFLEGLCRYLSFNKLKVKADLKQGDLLNSSNLVCSLSFDRDGEFFATAGVNKKIKVFECDTIINENRDIHYPVVELASRSRLSCVCWNSYIKSQIASSNFEGVVQVWDVTRSQLLTEMREHERRVWSIDFSSADPTVLASGSDDCSVKLWNINQGVSIGTIRTKANVCSVQFPLDSSRSLAFGSADHRIYYYDLRNSKVPLCTLVGHNKTVSYVRFVDPTNLVSASTDSTLKLWDLSMCTSRVIDTPLQSFMGHMNVKNFVGLSVSDGYIATGSETNEVFIYHKAFPMPVLSFKFNNTDPLLGQEMDDPAQFISSVCWRAQSSTLVAANSTGNIKILEMV comes from the exons ATGCCTTTGTTCTGGCCTTCATGCAGCTCTAGGGGGATAACCATGGAGGAATTTTCTGGGTCTGCTTGGCAGAAGTCTGATAATTCCAGGGGATTAAATACCTCCAGAGTCTCAGATTGGAATCCGAGAGCTGCAACgcgtgattctgggtttagaaaGGAGACTGATAGGGTTGTGCTGGCGCGTCATAACCTCAAAAGCCAGGATGGTTTTTCTGGGGGGTACAACGATGAAGTTGCAGTTGACCCTTTTGCCCGAAACATAGAATGGGGTGATGTTAGCTTGAGGCAGTGGTTGGATAAACCTGACAGATCCGTTGATGAATTTGAATGTTTACATATATTTAGGCAAATAGTTGAGACTGTAAATGTGGCACATTCACAAGGAATTGTTGTTCATAATGTTCGGCCTTCTTGCTTCGTAATGACATCATTTAACCATGTCTCTTTCATTGAGTCTGCTTCTTGTTCCGATTCTGGGTCGGATTCTTTAGAAGATGGACCGAATAGCCAAACCTTGGAGCTTAAAAATTCGTCTTCTCCCTTGCCTAGTGGCATGCTTCAACAGAGAAGTAGGTTAGGAAGTGAAGATTTTCAACCAGCGTCTACTCCAAAGAATGCTTTGTCAGAAGCTAGTTGCATTCAGTCAAGTTCAGTTCATGCCACACATGTACCACTGGGTGAGGAGActgaagaaaataaaattagtgGTGGAAAAAATGCTGAACAAGAAGAGGATGAAGAAAAGAAACAACCTTTTCCAATGAAGCAAATATTGATCATGGAGACCACTTGGTACAGTAGTCCTGAAGAGgttgctggttcaccaagcacttgTGCTTCAGACATCTACAGATTGGGAGTTCTTCTGTTTGAG TTATTCTGCCCATTCAGCTCAAGAGAAGACAAGAGCAGAACTATGTCTTGTCTGCGACATCGGGTTCTTCCTCCTCAATTGCTACTGAAGTGGCCAAAAGAAGCTTCATTTTGCCTATGGTTATTGCACCCAGAGCCTAGTAGTCGGCCAAAAATGGG TGAGTTGTTACAGAGTGAGTTTCTTAATGAACCAAGAGAAAATTTGGAAGAACGTGAAGCAGCAATACAACTTAGGGACAGAATAGAGGAGCAGGAGTTGTTACTGGAATTCCTTATGCTGATACAGCAAAGAAAACAGGAAGCTGCTGATAAGTTACAAGATACTGTTTCTCTTCTGTGTTCTGATATTGAAGAAGTTATGAAGCATCGAACATTTCTTAAGAAAAAGGGAGGCTCTTGCCCAGAAAGAGTGAAGGATGATAATTTAGCATCAAAGCTCCCTCCATCGAATATTGTTGATAATGACGAGGCTTCTAGCTTGGGTTCTAGAAAACGATTTCGACCAGGCATTCAGATTCTGAATCTAGAGGAATGTGATGATAATCTAGACGATGGTCAGAACTCAGATATGCTCACAGAAACTCAAGAAAGTCCACTTTTCAAAAGTTCACGATTGATGAAGAACTTTAAGAAACTAGAGTCTGCATATTTTTTGACAAGATGCTGGCCAGTAAGGCCATCAGGGACACCATTCACTAGACATTCACCGGTAAGTAGTGATGGGAGAGGTTCTATTGTTGTTACTGAACGAAGCTCCATTAATAACTTAGCACCAAAAGAGCAGCACATTGAGAGTAGAAGAAGTGGATGGATAAATCCATTTCTTGAGGGTTTGTGCAGGTATCTATCATTCAACAAGTTAAAAGTTAAGGCTGATTTGAAGCAAGGTGATTTGTTAAACTCTTCAAACCTAGTGTGCTCTCTTAGCTTTGATCGTGATGGAGAATTTTTTGCTACAGCTGGTGTTAATAAAAAGATAAAAGTATTTGAATGTGATACAATTATAAATGAAAATCGCGATATCCACTATCCTGTTGTTGAGTTGGCTAGTAGGTCAAGACTGAGCTGTGTATGCTGGAATAGTTACATTAAAAGCCAGATTGCTTCGAGTAACTTTGAAGGCGTGGTGCAG GTGTGGGATGTCACAAGAAGTCAATTACTAACAGAAATGAGAGAACATGAGAGGCGTGTATGGTCCATTGACTTTTCATCAGCGGATCCAACAGTGTTGGCCAGCGGCAGTGATGATTGTTCTGTTAAGCTATGGAATATCAATCAG GGAGTAAGTATTGGTACAATCAGAACAAAGGCCAATGTCTGCTCTGTTCAATTTCCCTTGGATTCTAGCCGGTCTCTTGCATTTGGTTCAGCAGATCATAGAATTTATTACTATGATCTTCGTAACTCAAAAGTTCCTTTATGCACATTGGTTGGACATAATAAAACTGTGAGCTATGTGAGGTTTGTAGATCCGACAAATCTTGTTTCTGCATCCACAGATAGCACATTAAAGCTCTGGGATTTGTCAATGTGCACATCTCGTGTTATTGATACACCCCTTCAATCGTTCATGGGCCACATGAACGTTAAG AACTTTGTGGGTTTGTCAGTATCAGATGGTTACATTGCAACTGGCTCAGAAACAAATGAG GTTTTCATCTACCATAAAGCTTTCCCCATGCCAGTATTGTCATTCAAGTTCAACAACACCGACCCTCTTTTAGGTCAAGAAATGGATGATCCTGCACAGTTTATTTCTTCTGTCTGCTGGCGAGCCCAGTCCTCTACCTTAGTTGCTGCAAATTCTACTGGGAATATCAAAATTTTGGAGATGGTTTAA
- the LOC110646407 gene encoding protein SPA1-RELATED 3 isoform X3, which yields MSCLRHRVLPPQLLLKWPKEASFCLWLLHPEPSSRPKMGELLQSEFLNEPRENLEEREAAIQLRDRIEEQELLLEFLMLIQQRKQEAADKLQDTVSLLCSDIEEVMKHRTFLKKKGGSCPERVKDDNLASKLPPSNIVDNDEASSLGSRKRFRPGIQILNLEECDDNLDDGQNSDMLTETQESPLFKSSRLMKNFKKLESAYFLTRCWPVRPSGTPFTRHSPVSSDGRGSIVVTERSSINNLAPKEQHIESRRSGWINPFLEGLCRYLSFNKLKVKADLKQGDLLNSSNLVCSLSFDRDGEFFATAGVNKKIKVFECDTIINENRDIHYPVVELASRSRLSCVCWNSYIKSQIASSNFEGVVQVWDVTRSQLLTEMREHERRVWSIDFSSADPTVLASGSDDCSVKLWNINQGVSIGTIRTKANVCSVQFPLDSSRSLAFGSADHRIYYYDLRNSKVPLCTLVGHNKTVSYVRFVDPTNLVSASTDSTLKLWDLSMCTSRVIDTPLQSFMGHMNVKNFVGLSVSDGYIATGSETNEVFIYHKAFPMPVLSFKFNNTDPLLGQEMDDPAQFISSVCWRAQSSTLVAANSTGNIKILEMV from the exons ATGTCTTGTCTGCGACATCGGGTTCTTCCTCCTCAATTGCTACTGAAGTGGCCAAAAGAAGCTTCATTTTGCCTATGGTTATTGCACCCAGAGCCTAGTAGTCGGCCAAAAATGGG TGAGTTGTTACAGAGTGAGTTTCTTAATGAACCAAGAGAAAATTTGGAAGAACGTGAAGCAGCAATACAACTTAGGGACAGAATAGAGGAGCAGGAGTTGTTACTGGAATTCCTTATGCTGATACAGCAAAGAAAACAGGAAGCTGCTGATAAGTTACAAGATACTGTTTCTCTTCTGTGTTCTGATATTGAAGAAGTTATGAAGCATCGAACATTTCTTAAGAAAAAGGGAGGCTCTTGCCCAGAAAGAGTGAAGGATGATAATTTAGCATCAAAGCTCCCTCCATCGAATATTGTTGATAATGACGAGGCTTCTAGCTTGGGTTCTAGAAAACGATTTCGACCAGGCATTCAGATTCTGAATCTAGAGGAATGTGATGATAATCTAGACGATGGTCAGAACTCAGATATGCTCACAGAAACTCAAGAAAGTCCACTTTTCAAAAGTTCACGATTGATGAAGAACTTTAAGAAACTAGAGTCTGCATATTTTTTGACAAGATGCTGGCCAGTAAGGCCATCAGGGACACCATTCACTAGACATTCACCGGTAAGTAGTGATGGGAGAGGTTCTATTGTTGTTACTGAACGAAGCTCCATTAATAACTTAGCACCAAAAGAGCAGCACATTGAGAGTAGAAGAAGTGGATGGATAAATCCATTTCTTGAGGGTTTGTGCAGGTATCTATCATTCAACAAGTTAAAAGTTAAGGCTGATTTGAAGCAAGGTGATTTGTTAAACTCTTCAAACCTAGTGTGCTCTCTTAGCTTTGATCGTGATGGAGAATTTTTTGCTACAGCTGGTGTTAATAAAAAGATAAAAGTATTTGAATGTGATACAATTATAAATGAAAATCGCGATATCCACTATCCTGTTGTTGAGTTGGCTAGTAGGTCAAGACTGAGCTGTGTATGCTGGAATAGTTACATTAAAAGCCAGATTGCTTCGAGTAACTTTGAAGGCGTGGTGCAG GTGTGGGATGTCACAAGAAGTCAATTACTAACAGAAATGAGAGAACATGAGAGGCGTGTATGGTCCATTGACTTTTCATCAGCGGATCCAACAGTGTTGGCCAGCGGCAGTGATGATTGTTCTGTTAAGCTATGGAATATCAATCAG GGAGTAAGTATTGGTACAATCAGAACAAAGGCCAATGTCTGCTCTGTTCAATTTCCCTTGGATTCTAGCCGGTCTCTTGCATTTGGTTCAGCAGATCATAGAATTTATTACTATGATCTTCGTAACTCAAAAGTTCCTTTATGCACATTGGTTGGACATAATAAAACTGTGAGCTATGTGAGGTTTGTAGATCCGACAAATCTTGTTTCTGCATCCACAGATAGCACATTAAAGCTCTGGGATTTGTCAATGTGCACATCTCGTGTTATTGATACACCCCTTCAATCGTTCATGGGCCACATGAACGTTAAG AACTTTGTGGGTTTGTCAGTATCAGATGGTTACATTGCAACTGGCTCAGAAACAAATGAG GTTTTCATCTACCATAAAGCTTTCCCCATGCCAGTATTGTCATTCAAGTTCAACAACACCGACCCTCTTTTAGGTCAAGAAATGGATGATCCTGCACAGTTTATTTCTTCTGTCTGCTGGCGAGCCCAGTCCTCTACCTTAGTTGCTGCAAATTCTACTGGGAATATCAAAATTTTGGAGATGGTTTAA
- the LOC110646407 gene encoding protein SPA1-RELATED 3 isoform X2 — protein MPLFWPSCSSRGITMEEFSGSAWQKSDNSRGLNTSRVSDWNPRAATRDSGFRKETDRVVLARHNLKSQDGFSGGYNDEVAVDPFARNIEWGDVSLRQWLDKPDRSVDEFECLHIFRQIVETVNVAHSQGIVVHNVRPSCFVMTSFNHVSFIESASCSDSGSDSLEDGPNSQTLELKNSSSPLPSGMLQQRSRLGSEDFQPASTPKNALSEASCIQSSSVHATHVPLGEETEENKISGGKNAEQEEDEEKKQPFPMKQILIMETTWYSSPEEVAGSPSTCASDIYRLGVLLFELFCPFSSREDKSRTMSCLRHRVLPPQLLLKWPKEASFCLWLLHPEPSSRPKMGELLQSEFLNEPRENLEEREAAIQLRDRIEEQELLLEFLMLIQQRKQEAADKLQDTVSLLCSDIEEVMKHRTFLKKKGGSCPERVKDDNLASKLPPSNIVDNDEASSLGSRKRFRPGIQILNLEECDDNLDDGQNSDMLTETQESPLFKSSRLMKNFKKLESAYFLTRCWPVRPSGTPFTRHSPVSSDGRGSIVVTERSSINNLAPKEQHIESRRSGWINPFLEGLCRYLSFNKLKVKADLKQGDLLNSSNLVCSLSFDRDGEFFATAGVNKKIKVFECDTIINENRDIHYPVVELASRSRLSCVCWNSYIKSQIASSNFEGVVQVWDVTRSQLLTEMREHERRVWSIDFSSADPTVLASGSDDCSVKLWNINQAMLFLHLVDVSFETKRSKYWYNQNKGQCLLCSISLGF, from the exons ATGCCTTTGTTCTGGCCTTCATGCAGCTCTAGGGGGATAACCATGGAGGAATTTTCTGGGTCTGCTTGGCAGAAGTCTGATAATTCCAGGGGATTAAATACCTCCAGAGTCTCAGATTGGAATCCGAGAGCTGCAACgcgtgattctgggtttagaaaGGAGACTGATAGGGTTGTGCTGGCGCGTCATAACCTCAAAAGCCAGGATGGTTTTTCTGGGGGGTACAACGATGAAGTTGCAGTTGACCCTTTTGCCCGAAACATAGAATGGGGTGATGTTAGCTTGAGGCAGTGGTTGGATAAACCTGACAGATCCGTTGATGAATTTGAATGTTTACATATATTTAGGCAAATAGTTGAGACTGTAAATGTGGCACATTCACAAGGAATTGTTGTTCATAATGTTCGGCCTTCTTGCTTCGTAATGACATCATTTAACCATGTCTCTTTCATTGAGTCTGCTTCTTGTTCCGATTCTGGGTCGGATTCTTTAGAAGATGGACCGAATAGCCAAACCTTGGAGCTTAAAAATTCGTCTTCTCCCTTGCCTAGTGGCATGCTTCAACAGAGAAGTAGGTTAGGAAGTGAAGATTTTCAACCAGCGTCTACTCCAAAGAATGCTTTGTCAGAAGCTAGTTGCATTCAGTCAAGTTCAGTTCATGCCACACATGTACCACTGGGTGAGGAGActgaagaaaataaaattagtgGTGGAAAAAATGCTGAACAAGAAGAGGATGAAGAAAAGAAACAACCTTTTCCAATGAAGCAAATATTGATCATGGAGACCACTTGGTACAGTAGTCCTGAAGAGgttgctggttcaccaagcacttgTGCTTCAGACATCTACAGATTGGGAGTTCTTCTGTTTGAG TTATTCTGCCCATTCAGCTCAAGAGAAGACAAGAGCAGAACTATGTCTTGTCTGCGACATCGGGTTCTTCCTCCTCAATTGCTACTGAAGTGGCCAAAAGAAGCTTCATTTTGCCTATGGTTATTGCACCCAGAGCCTAGTAGTCGGCCAAAAATGGG TGAGTTGTTACAGAGTGAGTTTCTTAATGAACCAAGAGAAAATTTGGAAGAACGTGAAGCAGCAATACAACTTAGGGACAGAATAGAGGAGCAGGAGTTGTTACTGGAATTCCTTATGCTGATACAGCAAAGAAAACAGGAAGCTGCTGATAAGTTACAAGATACTGTTTCTCTTCTGTGTTCTGATATTGAAGAAGTTATGAAGCATCGAACATTTCTTAAGAAAAAGGGAGGCTCTTGCCCAGAAAGAGTGAAGGATGATAATTTAGCATCAAAGCTCCCTCCATCGAATATTGTTGATAATGACGAGGCTTCTAGCTTGGGTTCTAGAAAACGATTTCGACCAGGCATTCAGATTCTGAATCTAGAGGAATGTGATGATAATCTAGACGATGGTCAGAACTCAGATATGCTCACAGAAACTCAAGAAAGTCCACTTTTCAAAAGTTCACGATTGATGAAGAACTTTAAGAAACTAGAGTCTGCATATTTTTTGACAAGATGCTGGCCAGTAAGGCCATCAGGGACACCATTCACTAGACATTCACCGGTAAGTAGTGATGGGAGAGGTTCTATTGTTGTTACTGAACGAAGCTCCATTAATAACTTAGCACCAAAAGAGCAGCACATTGAGAGTAGAAGAAGTGGATGGATAAATCCATTTCTTGAGGGTTTGTGCAGGTATCTATCATTCAACAAGTTAAAAGTTAAGGCTGATTTGAAGCAAGGTGATTTGTTAAACTCTTCAAACCTAGTGTGCTCTCTTAGCTTTGATCGTGATGGAGAATTTTTTGCTACAGCTGGTGTTAATAAAAAGATAAAAGTATTTGAATGTGATACAATTATAAATGAAAATCGCGATATCCACTATCCTGTTGTTGAGTTGGCTAGTAGGTCAAGACTGAGCTGTGTATGCTGGAATAGTTACATTAAAAGCCAGATTGCTTCGAGTAACTTTGAAGGCGTGGTGCAG GTGTGGGATGTCACAAGAAGTCAATTACTAACAGAAATGAGAGAACATGAGAGGCGTGTATGGTCCATTGACTTTTCATCAGCGGATCCAACAGTGTTGGCCAGCGGCAGTGATGATTGTTCTGTTAAGCTATGGAATATCAATCAGGCAATGCTATTTTTGCACTTGGTGGATGTCAGCTTTGAAACTAAAC GGAGTAAGTATTGGTACAATCAGAACAAAGGCCAATGTCTGCTCTGTTCAATTTCCCTTGGATTCTAG